In one Drosophila albomicans strain 15112-1751.03 chromosome X, ASM965048v2, whole genome shotgun sequence genomic region, the following are encoded:
- the LOC117567646 gene encoding vacuolar protein sorting-associated protein 37C, with product MPTAQQTPQQTQQQQQQQLTNEDNNGVNELKLEDDNMPNLSTLSLDELKQLDRDPEFFDDFIEEMSVVQHLNEELDSMMNQVENISRENESKGSHLVELKRRLSDDYTALKTLGEKCDQLNKKYLKKSEEYAPQHIRELLQIAASNADADCDRHVEHFLNGKIDVQTFLNTYQSSKKISAERKAREERLGTQLSALERAGI from the exons ATGCCTACTGCGCAGCAGACGCCACAGCagacgcaacaacaacaacaacaacaattgaccAATGAGGACAACAATGGCGTCAATGAACTCAAGTTAGAGGATGACAATATGCCAAATTTATCAACACTGTCACTGGATGAGCTAAAGCAGCTCGACCGCGATCCCGAGTTCTTTGATGATTTCATTGAGGAAATGTCAGTGGTGCAGCATTTGAACGAGGAACTCGACTCCATGATGAATCAAGTAGAGAACATCTCAC GTGAAAACGAAAGCAAGGGCTCACATCTTGTGGAGCTCAAGCGGCGGCTCAGTGATGACTATACGGCGTTAAAAACGCTAGGTGAAAAGTGTGACCAGCTGAACAAGAAATACTTGAAGAAATCCGAGGAATATGCCCCACAGCACATCAGA GAACTATTGCAAATTGCTGCATCCAATGCGGATGCGGATTGCGATCGGCATGTGGAGCATTTTTTGAATGGCAAAATCGATGTGCAGACATTTCTAAACACTTATCAAAGCTCGAAGAAGATTAGCGCAGAGCGCAAGGCCCGCGAAGAACGTCTTGGCACACAATTAAGTGCACTAGAGCGTGCGGGcatctaa
- the LOC117567814 gene encoding uncharacterized protein LOC117567814, translating to MALFEMKWLRRFVRRHTNPIAENRAELWKRRLSIGYAILAWQAFGLVCYMVYTGRNDWAKYYGYKTAEEAALSPAQQFAKHLNVEGTGKIIRISGFSKVEEVPFDATEAKRVKE from the coding sequence ATGGCCTTGTTTGAGATGAAATGGCTGAGACGGTTTGTTCGACGTCACACAAATCCCATAGCGGAGAATCGCGCAGAATTGTGGAAGCGGCGTCTCAGCATTGGATATGCGATACTGGCTTGGCAGGCATTTGGACTCGTCTGCTATATGGTCTACACGGGTCGCAATGATTGGGCCAAGTATTATGGCTACAAAACGGCTGAAGAAGCGGCTCTCTCGCCGGCTCAACAATTTGCCAAGCATCTCAATGTGGAGGGCACTGGCAAAATTATACGTATCAGCGGTTTCTCCAAAGTAGAGGAGGTGCCATTCGATGCTACTGAAGCCAAGCGCGTCAAAGAATAA
- the LOC117576981 gene encoding ras-related protein Rab-35, whose amino-acid sequence MARHFDHMFKLLIIGDSGVGKSSLLIRFSDDTFSGSYITTIGVDFKIRTVVIDGLRVKLQIWDTAGQERFRTITSTYYRGTHGVIIVYDVTNGDSFANVRRWLEEIQNNCDVVNKVLVGNKNDDPDRKVVITEDAERFARQMDIQLFETSAKDNLNVEDMFLSITRQVLSHKLRTASDEQQKDRIVVSNKKGNRKSNKCCS is encoded by the exons ATGGCACGCCACTTTGATCATATGTTCAAGTTGCTTATAATTGGCGACAGCG GTGTGGGCAAATCCTCGCTTCTTATACGCTTCTCAGATGATACATTCTCGGGCAGTTATATAACGACAATTGGCGTGGACTTTAAGATACGCACGGTGGTCATCGATGGACTGCGTGTCAAGCTGCAGATTTGGGATACCGCTGGCCAGGAACGTTTTCGCACCATCACCAGCACCTACTATCGAGGCACGCATGGAGTGATCATTGTTTACGATGTGACGAATGGCGATTCCTTTGCGAATGTGCGACGCTGGCTCGAGGAGATCCAAAACAATTGCGATGTCGTCAACAAAGTATTAG TGGGCAATAAGAACGATGATCCGGATCGAAAGGTTGTCATTACGGAGGATGCGGAACGATTTGCGCGACAAATGGATATTCAGCTGTTCGAGACATCCGCCAAAGATAACCTCAACGTGGAGGATATGTTTCTGTCGATAACGCGGCAGGTGCTCAGTCATAAGCTGCGCACCGCCTCCGATGAGCAGCAAAAGGATCGCATTGTCGTGAGCAACAAGAAGGGCAATCGGAAATCCAATaaatgttgcagttga
- the LOC117567509 gene encoding uncharacterized protein LOC117567509 isoform X1, whose translation MTKCLLCHSANNDELLLGKMHSRRHGCVAVHENCLYLSSNLVQRGSETSNDICCFTLADIKIESQRTQKLKCFYCHKNGANIGCCAKKCHRSFHTECGIKNGAQNQYCNTYNSFCSSHIKKIAQRPKDQEECAICLDTLLKKEKFKYTEHILGTCCNRGWYHKRCLQQYANSAGYFFKCPLCNDKEQFHLVSMWGIFVPNRDASWEQTGAYDDQQVLATSCTAENCQLRRENPDESVSEILLYCNLCGGNPMHTQCTPLDTEDYYCNDCNGVANDTIDLKLDDTLIPTETATNLNGSRMKFETMELSMKKEENAPSITSLRPRNCSPSVEHQDSRFRDRNICMTTTDMKGEEKNNENIFLALSQPMTPVSLRSKRGPITVDELEKENSSAILRDQRLGHAMQAALEPKFKNEDQLSDSDIGDDLEIVVATLKKQEEESRKANQLKYEQMPVSDQRSCHGDQASLESKSEIKDELNDSEMGDDLEIVVAMLKKQEEESRKANQLKYGQMPVSDQRSSQGDQASLESKSEIKDELNDSEMGDDLEIVVAMLNQKKAEADAAREALKGDMQWEEDKENNPLTSNTTATQRPSISVEKSTQSSETAIEMRETRSRSRRRLSQDINVKHVESQPENITVRSRLSCRLPQNPNDELIQAQPAMATVPPTRSRLSCRLFPDVNVDHIESQAEKNTVRPSRLRSRLSCRLPQNPNDELIQAQAAKATVPPTRSKLSCDVNVNHIESQAEKDNVRQTRSRSRLSCRLSQNPNDEHIQTQPENATVPPTRSDVNVDHIESQAKKDNVRQTRSRQRRASIAVQPQQCETMRQTRSRSRLRGSPKDANNVPQPTANRAARLRQRRSTFAVERSAKEKSRSPSLKRQTRSRSALKRKSPTDLGVGRHPMRRRSQHALQPEAMLKSYDVEEQWRSRL comes from the exons ATGACGAAATGCCTGTTGTGTCACAGTGCCAACAACGATGAGCTCTTGCTGGGTAAAATGCACTCTCGCCGACATGGCTGCGTTGCTGTTCATGAGAATTGTTTG TATTTGAGCTCGAATTTGGTGCAGCGCGGCAGTGAAACTAGCAACGATATTTGCTGTTTCACTTTAGCAGACATCAAAATCGAATCACAACGTACACAAAAATTG AAATGTTTCTACTGCCACAAAAACGGTGCCAACATTGGATGCTGCGCCAAGAAATGCCATCGATCATTTCACACCGAATGCGGCATCAAGAATGGAGCGCAGAATCAATATTGCAACACGTACAATTCCTTCTGCAGCTCGCACATCAAGAAGATCGCACAGCGACCCAAGGATCAAGAAGAATGTGCCATTTGCCTGGACACGTTGCTCAAAAAGGAAAAATTCAAGTACACGGAACACATATTAGGCACGTGTTGCAACCGTGGCTGGTATCACAAGCGCTGCTTGCAACAATATGCTAACTCGGCGGGATATTTCTTCAAGTGTCCGCTGTGCAACGATAAGGAACAGTTTCATTTGGTTAGCATGTGGGGCATCTTTGTGCCAAATCG tGATGCTTCTTGGGAACAAACAGGTGCCTATGACGATCAACAGGTGTTGGCGACTTCGTGCACAGCCGAGAATTGTCAATTGCGACGCGAGAATCCAGATGAATCGGTATCGGAAATTCTATTGTATTGCAATCTCTGTGGTGGCAATCCAATGCACACACAGTGCACACCATTGGACACTGAAGATTATTACTGCAACGATTGCAATGGCGTGGCAAATGATACAATCGATCTGAAACTGGACGATACTTTAATTCCAACGGAAACTGCCACAAACTTGAATGGTTCACGCATGAAATTCGAGACAATGGAGCTTTCAATGAAAAAAGAGGAGAATGCTCCAAGCATTACGTCTTTGCGTCCACGCAATTGTTCACCATCCGTAGAACATCAAGATTCTCGTTTTCGTGATCGCAATATTTGCATGACAACGACTGACATGAAGGGAGAGGAGAAGAATAACGAGAATATTTTCTTGGCACTGTCGCAACCGATGACGCCAGTTTCATTGCGTTCCAAACGTGGCCCCATCACAGTTGACGAGCTAGAAAAGGAGAATTCCTCAGCGATTTTGCGAGATCAACGCTTAGGGCATGCCATGCAAGCAGCGCTTGAACCGAAATTTAAGAACGAAGATCAATTGAGCGATTCAGATATAGGAGATGATTTGGAAATCGTTGTTGCAACGCTCAAGAAGCAAGAGGAAGAATCACGCAAAGCcaatcaattgaaatatgaGCAGATGCCTGTTTCCGATCAACGATCATGTCACGGTGATCAAGCATCGCTTGAATCAAAGTCTGAGATCAAAGATGAGTTGAATGATTCGGAGATGGGAGATGATTTGGAAATCGTTGTTGCAATGCTCAAGAAGCAAGAGGAAGAATCACGCAAAGCcaatcaattgaaatatggGCAGATGCCTGTTTCCGACCAACGATCATCTCAAGGTGATCAAGCATCGCTTGAATCAAAGTCAGAGATCAAAGATGAGTTGAATGATTCGGAGATGGGCGATGATTTAGAAATCGTTGTTGCAATGCTCAACCAGAAGAAAGCAGAAGCAGACGCGGCAAGGGAGGCTCTTAAAGGGGACATGCAATGGGAGGAGGATAAAGAGAATAATCCGCTAACTTCAAATACAACTGCAACTCAAAGGCCTTCAATCTCAGTGGAAAAGTCTACGCAATCGAGTGAAACAGCTATTGAGATGCGTGAAACGCGTTCGCGATCGAGACGTCGATTGTCACAGGATATAAATGTAAAGCATGTTGAATCTCAGCCGGAGAATATAACTGTGCGTTCGAGACTGAGTTGCCGATTGCCGCAGAATCCCAATGATGAACTTATTCAAGCCCAGCCAGCGATGGCTACAGTGCCTCCAACGCGCTCGAGACTGAGTTGTCGATTGTTCCCGGATGTGAATGTTGATCATATTGAATCTCAGGCAGAAAAGAATACTGTGCGTCCATCGCGCTTGCGTTCAAGACTGAGTTGCCGATTGCCGCAGAATCCCAATGATGAACTTATTCAAGCCCAGGCAGCGAAGGCTACAGTGCCTCCAACGCGCTCGAAACTGAGTTGTGATGTGAATGTTAATCATATTGAATCTCAGGCTGAAAAGGATAATGTGCGTCAAACACGTTCGCGTTCGAGATTGAGTTGCCGATTGTCGCAGAATCCCAATGATGAGCATATTCAAACCCAGCCAGAGAATGCTACAGTGCCTCCAACGCGCTCGGATGTGAATGTTGATCATATTGAATCTCAGGCTAAAAAGGATAATGTGCGTCAAACGCGTTCACGCCAACGTCGCGCCTCAATTGCCGTGCAACCGCAACAGTGCGAAACAATGCGTCAAACGCGTTCACGTTCACGTCTCAGGGGCTCCCCCAAAGATGCAAATAATGTGCCTCAGCCAACTGCGAATCGTGCAGCTCGATTGCGTCAAAGACGCAGCACATTCGCTGTGGAAAGATCAGCGAAGGAGAAGTCGCGATCGCCGTCTTTGAAGCGTCAAACGCGCTCACGCTCTGCCTTAAAGCGCAAATCACCGACGGACTTGGGTGTAGGTCGGCATCCGATGCGTCGTCGTAGCCAACATGCGCTGCAGCCCGAGGCGATGTTGAAGAGCTACGATGTTGAAGAGCAATGGAGAAGCAGATTGTAG
- the LOC117576444 gene encoding neurogenic locus notch homolog protein 1 isoform X2: MFLQHQRLLGLAVMLLAIGSSMGKKLEKRCVNCSYRQTYGCSGNPCGVNAVCQEASGGRPVCSCPPGFSGNPLTHCNRGECLDNIDCRGDLQCKDNRCVNPCVGACGIGSNCDARNHVAVCSCPAGYNGDPYTSCHLNDPEEQCHPSPCGINTKCEIINSVPTCSCLHGYLGNPLSGCRHECEHDGDCGGRDMCSNYKCVPSCGQCGIGANCKTVANHRAICECPKGYIGSPYTECRPECYGDVDCPASRPACFYGICKNTCEGACGVGADCNLRGLTPVCSCPRDMTGDPFVRCRPFTKEDLCEPNPCGTNAICVPGHDNTGRERPVCNCLPGHTGNPLSHCQRGECLSNNECPDHRACINYQCVDPCIGKCATGASCEAKAHLAVCRCPAGQSGDALVSCRQTRTFPVAKYH; the protein is encoded by the exons TTTTTACAGCATCAACGGCTCTTAGGCCTGGCAGTGATGCTCTTGGCAATCGGCAGTTCGATGGGCAAAAAACTAGAGAAGCGTTGTGTCAACTGTTCATATC GCCAGACCTATGGCTGCAGCGGCAATCCGTGCGGCGTGAATGCCGTCTGCCAGGAAGCCTCCGGCGGCCGTCCGGTCTGCTCCTGCCCGCCCGGCTTTAGCGGTAATCCGCTTACGCACTGCAATCGCGGCGAATGCCTCGACAACATCGACTGCCGCGGCGACCTGCAGTGCAAGGATAATCGTTGCGTTAATCCATGTGTCGGCGCCTGCGGCATCGGCTCCAATTGTGAC GCCAGAAATCATGTTGCTGTCTGCAGTTGCCCGGCTGGCTACAACGGAGATCCCTATACCTCGTGCCATCTGAACGATCCAG AGGAACAATGCCATCCGAGTCCGTGCGGCATTAACACCAAATGCGAGATCATTAACTCGGTGCCAACGTGCTCCTGTCTCCACGGCTATCTGGGCAACCCGCTGAGCGGTTGCCGCCACGAATGCGAACACGATGGCGACTGCGGCGGTCGCGACATGTGCAGCAACTACAAGTGCGTCCCCTCCTGCGGCCAGTGCGGCATCGGTGCCAATTGCAAGACGGTGGCCAACCATCGAGCCATCTGTGAGTGCCCCAAGGGTTACATTGGCAGTCCGTACACCGAATGCCGTCCCGAATGCTACGGCGATGTCGATTGTCCGGCCAGTCGACCCGCCTGCTTCTATGGCATCTGCAAGAACACTTGCGAGGGCGCCTGCGGTGTCGGAGCCGATTGCAATCTGCGTGGCTTGACGCCTGTGTGCAGCTGTCCACGCGACATGACTGGCGATCCGTTTGTGCGCTGTCGCCCCTTCACCAAGGAGGATCTCTGCGAGCCCAATCCATGCGGCACCAATGCCATCTGTGTCCCCGGTCACGACAACACCGGACGCGAACGTCCCGTCTGCAATTGTCTACCCGGACACACGGGCAATCCTCTTTCGCACTGTCAGCGC GGCGAGTGCTTGAGCAACAACGAGTGCCCCGATCACCGGGCTTGCATCAACTATCAGTGCGTCGATCCCTGCATTGGCAAATGCGCCACAGGCGCCAGCTGCGAGGCGAAGGCTCATCTCGCCGTCTGTCGTTGCCCCGCCGGACAATCGGGCGATGCGCTCGTCTCGTGCCGCCAAACACGCACCTTCCCCGTGGCCAAGTACCACTAA
- the LOC117576444 gene encoding stabilin-2 isoform X1: MFLQHQRLLGLAVMLLAIGSSMGKKLEKRCVNCSYRTYYTYGNDGRSLQRVIYTNPVYTRGQTYGCSGNPCGVNAVCQEASGGRPVCSCPPGFSGNPLTHCNRGECLDNIDCRGDLQCKDNRCVNPCVGACGIGSNCDARNHVAVCSCPAGYNGDPYTSCHLNDPEEQCHPSPCGINTKCEIINSVPTCSCLHGYLGNPLSGCRHECEHDGDCGGRDMCSNYKCVPSCGQCGIGANCKTVANHRAICECPKGYIGSPYTECRPECYGDVDCPASRPACFYGICKNTCEGACGVGADCNLRGLTPVCSCPRDMTGDPFVRCRPFTKEDLCEPNPCGTNAICVPGHDNTGRERPVCNCLPGHTGNPLSHCQRGECLSNNECPDHRACINYQCVDPCIGKCATGASCEAKAHLAVCRCPAGQSGDALVSCRQTRTFPVAKYH, encoded by the exons TTTTTACAGCATCAACGGCTCTTAGGCCTGGCAGTGATGCTCTTGGCAATCGGCAGTTCGATGGGCAAAAAACTAGAGAAGCGTTGTGTCAACTGTTCATATCGTACGTATTATACCTATGGCAACGATGGCCGATCCCTGCAGCGCGTGATCTATACAAATCCAGTCTACACACGTG GCCAGACCTATGGCTGCAGCGGCAATCCGTGCGGCGTGAATGCCGTCTGCCAGGAAGCCTCCGGCGGCCGTCCGGTCTGCTCCTGCCCGCCCGGCTTTAGCGGTAATCCGCTTACGCACTGCAATCGCGGCGAATGCCTCGACAACATCGACTGCCGCGGCGACCTGCAGTGCAAGGATAATCGTTGCGTTAATCCATGTGTCGGCGCCTGCGGCATCGGCTCCAATTGTGAC GCCAGAAATCATGTTGCTGTCTGCAGTTGCCCGGCTGGCTACAACGGAGATCCCTATACCTCGTGCCATCTGAACGATCCAG AGGAACAATGCCATCCGAGTCCGTGCGGCATTAACACCAAATGCGAGATCATTAACTCGGTGCCAACGTGCTCCTGTCTCCACGGCTATCTGGGCAACCCGCTGAGCGGTTGCCGCCACGAATGCGAACACGATGGCGACTGCGGCGGTCGCGACATGTGCAGCAACTACAAGTGCGTCCCCTCCTGCGGCCAGTGCGGCATCGGTGCCAATTGCAAGACGGTGGCCAACCATCGAGCCATCTGTGAGTGCCCCAAGGGTTACATTGGCAGTCCGTACACCGAATGCCGTCCCGAATGCTACGGCGATGTCGATTGTCCGGCCAGTCGACCCGCCTGCTTCTATGGCATCTGCAAGAACACTTGCGAGGGCGCCTGCGGTGTCGGAGCCGATTGCAATCTGCGTGGCTTGACGCCTGTGTGCAGCTGTCCACGCGACATGACTGGCGATCCGTTTGTGCGCTGTCGCCCCTTCACCAAGGAGGATCTCTGCGAGCCCAATCCATGCGGCACCAATGCCATCTGTGTCCCCGGTCACGACAACACCGGACGCGAACGTCCCGTCTGCAATTGTCTACCCGGACACACGGGCAATCCTCTTTCGCACTGTCAGCGC GGCGAGTGCTTGAGCAACAACGAGTGCCCCGATCACCGGGCTTGCATCAACTATCAGTGCGTCGATCCCTGCATTGGCAAATGCGCCACAGGCGCCAGCTGCGAGGCGAAGGCTCATCTCGCCGTCTGTCGTTGCCCCGCCGGACAATCGGGCGATGCGCTCGTCTCGTGCCGCCAAACACGCACCTTCCCCGTGGCCAAGTACCACTAA
- the LOC117567509 gene encoding histone-lysine N-methyltransferase 2C isoform X2 has translation MTKCLLCHSANNDELLLGKMHSRRHGCVAVHENCLYLSSNLVQRGSETSNDICCFTLADIKIESQRTQKLKCFYCHKNGANIGCCAKKCHRSFHTECGIKNGAQNQYCNTYNSFCSSHIKKIAQRPKDQEECAICLDTLLKKEKFKYTEHILGTCCNRGWYHKRCLQQYANSAGYFFKCPLCNDKEQFHLVSMWGIFVPNRDASWEQTGAYDDQQVLATSCTAENCQLRRENPDESVSEILLYCNLCGGNPMHTQCTPLDTEDYYCNDCNGVANDTIDLKLDDTLIPTETATNLNGSRMKFETMELSMKKEENAPSITSLRPRNCSPSVEHQDSRFRDRNICMTTTDMKGEEKNNENIFLALSQPMTPVSLRSKRGPITVDELEKENSSAILRDQRLGHAMQAALEPKFKNEDQLSDSDIGDDLEIVVATLKKQEEESRKANQLKYEQMPVSDQRSCHGDQASLESKSEIKDELNDSEMGDDLEIVVAMLNQKKAEADAAREALKGDMQWEEDKENNPLTSNTTATQRPSISVEKSTQSSETAIEMRETRSRSRRRLSQDINVKHVESQPENITVRSRLSCRLPQNPNDELIQAQPAMATVPPTRSRLSCRLFPDVNVDHIESQAEKNTVRPSRLRSRLSCRLPQNPNDELIQAQAAKATVPPTRSKLSCDVNVNHIESQAEKDNVRQTRSRSRLSCRLSQNPNDEHIQTQPENATVPPTRSDVNVDHIESQAKKDNVRQTRSRQRRASIAVQPQQCETMRQTRSRSRLRGSPKDANNVPQPTANRAARLRQRRSTFAVERSAKEKSRSPSLKRQTRSRSALKRKSPTDLGVGRHPMRRRSQHALQPEAMLKSYDVEEQWRSRL, from the exons ATGACGAAATGCCTGTTGTGTCACAGTGCCAACAACGATGAGCTCTTGCTGGGTAAAATGCACTCTCGCCGACATGGCTGCGTTGCTGTTCATGAGAATTGTTTG TATTTGAGCTCGAATTTGGTGCAGCGCGGCAGTGAAACTAGCAACGATATTTGCTGTTTCACTTTAGCAGACATCAAAATCGAATCACAACGTACACAAAAATTG AAATGTTTCTACTGCCACAAAAACGGTGCCAACATTGGATGCTGCGCCAAGAAATGCCATCGATCATTTCACACCGAATGCGGCATCAAGAATGGAGCGCAGAATCAATATTGCAACACGTACAATTCCTTCTGCAGCTCGCACATCAAGAAGATCGCACAGCGACCCAAGGATCAAGAAGAATGTGCCATTTGCCTGGACACGTTGCTCAAAAAGGAAAAATTCAAGTACACGGAACACATATTAGGCACGTGTTGCAACCGTGGCTGGTATCACAAGCGCTGCTTGCAACAATATGCTAACTCGGCGGGATATTTCTTCAAGTGTCCGCTGTGCAACGATAAGGAACAGTTTCATTTGGTTAGCATGTGGGGCATCTTTGTGCCAAATCG tGATGCTTCTTGGGAACAAACAGGTGCCTATGACGATCAACAGGTGTTGGCGACTTCGTGCACAGCCGAGAATTGTCAATTGCGACGCGAGAATCCAGATGAATCGGTATCGGAAATTCTATTGTATTGCAATCTCTGTGGTGGCAATCCAATGCACACACAGTGCACACCATTGGACACTGAAGATTATTACTGCAACGATTGCAATGGCGTGGCAAATGATACAATCGATCTGAAACTGGACGATACTTTAATTCCAACGGAAACTGCCACAAACTTGAATGGTTCACGCATGAAATTCGAGACAATGGAGCTTTCAATGAAAAAAGAGGAGAATGCTCCAAGCATTACGTCTTTGCGTCCACGCAATTGTTCACCATCCGTAGAACATCAAGATTCTCGTTTTCGTGATCGCAATATTTGCATGACAACGACTGACATGAAGGGAGAGGAGAAGAATAACGAGAATATTTTCTTGGCACTGTCGCAACCGATGACGCCAGTTTCATTGCGTTCCAAACGTGGCCCCATCACAGTTGACGAGCTAGAAAAGGAGAATTCCTCAGCGATTTTGCGAGATCAACGCTTAGGGCATGCCATGCAAGCAGCGCTTGAACCGAAATTTAAGAACGAAGATCAATTGAGCGATTCAGATATAGGAGATGATTTGGAAATCGTTGTTGCAACGCTCAAGAAGCAAGAGGAAGAATCACGCAAAGCcaatcaattgaaatatgaGCAGATGCCTGTTTCCGATCAACGATCATGTCACG GTGATCAAGCATCGCTTGAATCAAAGTCAGAGATCAAAGATGAGTTGAATGATTCGGAGATGGGCGATGATTTAGAAATCGTTGTTGCAATGCTCAACCAGAAGAAAGCAGAAGCAGACGCGGCAAGGGAGGCTCTTAAAGGGGACATGCAATGGGAGGAGGATAAAGAGAATAATCCGCTAACTTCAAATACAACTGCAACTCAAAGGCCTTCAATCTCAGTGGAAAAGTCTACGCAATCGAGTGAAACAGCTATTGAGATGCGTGAAACGCGTTCGCGATCGAGACGTCGATTGTCACAGGATATAAATGTAAAGCATGTTGAATCTCAGCCGGAGAATATAACTGTGCGTTCGAGACTGAGTTGCCGATTGCCGCAGAATCCCAATGATGAACTTATTCAAGCCCAGCCAGCGATGGCTACAGTGCCTCCAACGCGCTCGAGACTGAGTTGTCGATTGTTCCCGGATGTGAATGTTGATCATATTGAATCTCAGGCAGAAAAGAATACTGTGCGTCCATCGCGCTTGCGTTCAAGACTGAGTTGCCGATTGCCGCAGAATCCCAATGATGAACTTATTCAAGCCCAGGCAGCGAAGGCTACAGTGCCTCCAACGCGCTCGAAACTGAGTTGTGATGTGAATGTTAATCATATTGAATCTCAGGCTGAAAAGGATAATGTGCGTCAAACACGTTCGCGTTCGAGATTGAGTTGCCGATTGTCGCAGAATCCCAATGATGAGCATATTCAAACCCAGCCAGAGAATGCTACAGTGCCTCCAACGCGCTCGGATGTGAATGTTGATCATATTGAATCTCAGGCTAAAAAGGATAATGTGCGTCAAACGCGTTCACGCCAACGTCGCGCCTCAATTGCCGTGCAACCGCAACAGTGCGAAACAATGCGTCAAACGCGTTCACGTTCACGTCTCAGGGGCTCCCCCAAAGATGCAAATAATGTGCCTCAGCCAACTGCGAATCGTGCAGCTCGATTGCGTCAAAGACGCAGCACATTCGCTGTGGAAAGATCAGCGAAGGAGAAGTCGCGATCGCCGTCTTTGAAGCGTCAAACGCGCTCACGCTCTGCCTTAAAGCGCAAATCACCGACGGACTTGGGTGTAGGTCGGCATCCGATGCGTCGTCGTAGCCAACATGCGCTGCAGCCCGAGGCGATGTTGAAGAGCTACGATGTTGAAGAGCAATGGAGAAGCAGATTGTAG